The following proteins come from a genomic window of Candidatus Palauibacter polyketidifaciens:
- a CDS encoding DbpA RNA binding domain-containing protein, whose translation MDKDQPAGAAETAPPPSEAFDALAGAIERGRHVALVAAEGAGLARVYAAAAVRDLAAGEADGRAFVLTATVDRARRCASRMHAVARADGHEVVVVPGAGAGAVGRAPILVGPPAVLLEGVRRGDIPAAALCTLVLDDVRALEPARAAVEAVVQASGDGARRIATTHARDAGFDELVERWLPRARRWPNELFAEPRAGESGAGRAAGTPVAVASRATREGRLARLAELLHDLTRAGTGAGAATAVSVETAPGAVADVRAALSVAGLRVAAAEGAGAAETDDGVTVRVGAWREIDPAAHAVAFELPPAPEPLARAAAAAEHCYAIVDTLHEQQLELTASRAGLRLAPLAEPADPALMDDVAAFRAHVSAALEEQDLASGALLLAPLLEEHGSARVAAALAGLLRAADRTAPRAGEAAPGQAPRGDAPTRDAAGAPTDASARRATRPTWTKVFVGVGKRDGAGPGDLVGAITGETSVAGGQIGRIDIRQNFTLVDIDSLAADAVVRGLDGSRIKGRQVVARLDRGARRGG comes from the coding sequence TTGGACAAGGACCAGCCGGCAGGCGCGGCGGAAACGGCCCCGCCGCCTTCGGAGGCGTTCGATGCCCTCGCGGGGGCGATTGAACGAGGGCGTCACGTCGCCCTCGTTGCGGCCGAGGGGGCGGGCCTGGCCAGGGTCTACGCGGCGGCCGCCGTGCGCGACCTCGCCGCCGGCGAGGCGGACGGACGCGCCTTCGTGCTCACCGCAACGGTGGACCGCGCGCGGCGTTGCGCGTCGCGCATGCATGCCGTGGCCCGCGCCGACGGGCATGAGGTCGTGGTTGTTCCGGGCGCCGGCGCCGGGGCGGTGGGGCGGGCGCCGATCCTGGTCGGGCCACCGGCCGTGCTGCTGGAGGGCGTGCGGAGAGGCGACATCCCGGCGGCGGCGCTGTGCACCCTGGTCCTCGATGATGTGCGTGCGCTCGAGCCGGCGCGGGCGGCCGTCGAGGCCGTGGTGCAGGCCTCCGGAGACGGGGCCCGTCGGATCGCGACGACCCACGCCCGCGATGCAGGGTTCGACGAGCTGGTCGAGCGCTGGCTGCCGCGCGCGCGTCGGTGGCCGAACGAGCTGTTCGCCGAGCCGCGGGCCGGGGAGTCGGGCGCCGGACGCGCGGCGGGCACCCCGGTCGCCGTCGCGAGCCGGGCGACGCGCGAGGGCCGGCTGGCCCGCCTGGCCGAGTTGCTTCACGACCTCACGCGGGCCGGCACGGGAGCCGGAGCGGCGACTGCCGTCAGCGTCGAGACGGCTCCCGGCGCCGTCGCCGATGTGCGCGCCGCGCTCTCGGTGGCCGGGCTGCGCGTCGCCGCGGCCGAGGGAGCCGGTGCCGCCGAAACGGACGACGGCGTGACGGTACGGGTCGGGGCGTGGCGCGAGATCGACCCCGCCGCCCATGCCGTCGCGTTCGAACTGCCGCCCGCGCCGGAGCCCCTCGCCCGCGCGGCGGCGGCCGCCGAGCACTGCTACGCCATCGTCGACACCCTGCACGAGCAGCAACTCGAACTGACGGCGTCGCGGGCCGGGCTGCGGCTCGCACCCCTGGCCGAGCCCGCGGACCCCGCGCTCATGGACGACGTGGCCGCCTTCCGCGCCCACGTATCCGCCGCGCTGGAAGAGCAGGATCTCGCGAGCGGCGCGCTCCTCCTCGCCCCGCTCCTGGAGGAACATGGCTCCGCACGAGTGGCCGCCGCGCTGGCCGGACTCCTCCGGGCAGCGGATCGAACCGCCCCGCGGGCCGGCGAAGCGGCGCCCGGCCAGGCGCCTCGCGGCGACGCGCCGACCCGGGACGCCGCGGGGGCACCCACCGACGCCAGCGCCCGGCGCGCCACGCGACCCACCTGGACCAAGGTCTTCGTCGGCGTCGGGAAGCGGGACGGCGCCGGCCCCGGCGACCTCGTCGGCGCCATCACGGGCGAAACCTCCGTTGCGGGCGGACAGATCGGGCGCATCGACATCCGGCAGAACTTCACCCTCGTCGACATCGATTCGCTGGCCGCCGACGCGGTGGTCCGCGGCCTCGACGGCAGCCGGATCAAGGGTCGCCAGGTCGTCGCGCGCCTGGACCGCGGGGCGCGACGAGGCGGATGA
- a CDS encoding alanine--glyoxylate aminotransferase family protein, whose product MNPPISFGRFFLPGPTEVPPDLFDAMRRPVVGHRSAEVSGLVEAMQPSASRLFRTSRPVYLSTSSATGMMEAAITNLTRRRVLCLTNGSFSKRFHAIAEATGRPADALEAEWGEPNLPERLRDALSAAPGRYDLVTVVHSESSTGVLNPLEDLAAVVHEFDDVLIAVDTVSSLAGAPVKTDEWGLDFVLTGSQKAVALPPGLALAVASERALARAREVEHRGFYFDILKFEKNLERWQTPNTPAVSLFFALERQLARMMEEGLEARWERHDAMARRTYEWVDDTAARTGRPWRVLAPEGYRSPCVTVIMLPDGLTGPEVVSRALAHGYTVAAGYGPLKQPSFRIGHMGEHTLDELEALLAVLDEVL is encoded by the coding sequence ATGAACCCGCCCATCTCGTTCGGCCGCTTCTTTCTGCCCGGCCCGACCGAAGTTCCACCGGATCTGTTCGACGCCATGAGGCGACCCGTCGTCGGGCACCGGAGCGCCGAGGTCTCGGGCCTCGTCGAAGCGATGCAGCCTTCCGCTTCGCGACTCTTCCGGACGTCGAGGCCCGTGTACCTGTCGACATCGTCCGCCACGGGCATGATGGAAGCGGCGATCACGAACCTCACGCGCCGCCGCGTCCTCTGCCTCACGAACGGGTCGTTCAGCAAGCGGTTCCACGCGATCGCCGAAGCGACGGGGCGCCCGGCGGATGCGCTCGAGGCGGAGTGGGGCGAGCCGAATCTCCCCGAGCGCCTGCGCGACGCGCTCTCCGCGGCGCCCGGCCGGTACGACCTCGTGACCGTCGTCCACTCGGAGAGTTCGACCGGCGTCCTCAATCCGCTGGAGGACCTCGCCGCCGTCGTCCACGAGTTCGATGACGTGCTGATCGCCGTCGATACCGTCTCATCCCTGGCCGGGGCGCCCGTGAAGACCGACGAGTGGGGGCTGGACTTCGTCCTCACAGGGTCGCAGAAGGCGGTGGCGCTGCCGCCGGGGCTCGCGCTGGCCGTCGCCTCCGAGAGGGCGCTCGCCCGCGCGCGGGAGGTTGAGCACCGGGGCTTCTACTTCGACATCCTCAAGTTCGAGAAGAACCTCGAGCGCTGGCAGACGCCGAATACCCCGGCTGTCTCGCTCTTCTTCGCTCTCGAACGGCAACTGGCCCGGATGATGGAGGAGGGGCTCGAGGCGCGCTGGGAACGGCATGACGCGATGGCGCGCCGGACGTACGAATGGGTGGACGATACGGCCGCGCGAACGGGTCGCCCGTGGCGCGTGCTGGCGCCGGAAGGCTACCGTTCGCCCTGCGTGACGGTCATCATGCTTCCGGATGGCCTGACGGGTCCCGAGGTCGTCTCCCGCGCTCTGGCGCACGGATACACGGTGGCGGCGGGTTACGGACCCCTGAAGCAGCCGTCGTTCAGGATCGGGCACATGGGCGAACACACTCTCGACGAACTGGAAGCGCTGCTGGCCGTCCTCGACGAAGTCCTGTGA
- the serA gene encoding phosphoglycerate dehydrogenase → MSESKGGDLRVILADPLLPDGIETLRAAPGLAVEDHTESDREALRSALEGASALIVRSRTKVTPDLIESADRLRVVGRAGVGVDNIDIPAATRRGIAVLNAPAANTQSTAELAFALLLAAARRITEADASIRAGEWRRKELRGIQLSGKTLGVIGLGRIGAEVVWRARAFGMRVVAHDPFVSADRASDLGVELASLDELLPACHAITLHVPLSEENRGFIGRKELAAMRQGSILVNAARGGLVDEAALAEALGSGHLGAAGLDVFETEPLPADSPLRDAPQLVFSPHLGASTYEAQRQVSRQIAISVRDALVDGDYSAALNAPFEAEDRDGAGPIMDLGYRLGRLLAGLEDAPPSRIDVRYGGPRDGVLGPLAASVAVGFLERRVDPPLNVVNALSIAAERGLEIVRVRTQAVGDYTNYVELSAASRGATGRGRSRGRRGMVVGGALMGSRMEPRIVRVGTFRIETEPRGTCLLIRNRDQPGVIGAVGTVLGEANANIAEYHLARRKGGGQSFGVVRIDEELPAATLRELEDLDGVEEVRQVNFD, encoded by the coding sequence GTGAGCGAGTCGAAGGGCGGCGACCTTCGCGTCATTCTTGCGGATCCCCTCCTCCCGGACGGGATCGAGACGCTGCGGGCCGCCCCCGGGCTCGCGGTCGAGGATCACACGGAATCGGATCGCGAGGCGCTCCGCAGCGCGCTCGAAGGCGCATCGGCGCTCATCGTGAGATCCCGCACGAAGGTGACCCCCGACCTCATCGAGTCCGCCGACCGGCTGAGGGTCGTGGGGCGCGCGGGCGTGGGTGTGGACAACATCGACATCCCCGCCGCCACGCGTCGCGGAATCGCCGTGCTCAACGCGCCCGCGGCGAACACGCAGTCCACGGCCGAACTCGCCTTCGCCCTGCTCCTCGCCGCGGCCCGCCGGATCACGGAGGCGGACGCGAGCATCCGCGCCGGAGAGTGGAGGCGCAAGGAGTTGCGCGGGATCCAGTTGAGCGGGAAGACGCTCGGCGTGATCGGACTCGGGCGGATCGGGGCGGAGGTCGTGTGGCGGGCGCGGGCGTTCGGGATGCGCGTCGTGGCCCACGATCCCTTCGTGAGCGCCGATCGTGCGAGCGATCTGGGGGTGGAACTCGCAAGCCTGGACGAACTCCTCCCGGCCTGCCACGCGATCACGCTGCACGTTCCCCTCTCCGAGGAGAACCGCGGGTTCATCGGCCGCAAGGAGCTCGCGGCCATGCGCCAGGGCTCGATCCTGGTGAACGCGGCAAGGGGCGGACTCGTGGACGAGGCGGCGTTGGCGGAGGCGCTCGGCAGCGGCCATCTGGGAGCCGCCGGCCTCGACGTGTTCGAGACGGAACCGCTCCCCGCCGACAGCCCGCTGCGGGATGCCCCGCAACTCGTGTTCAGCCCGCATCTGGGCGCGTCCACGTATGAAGCCCAGCGTCAGGTCTCCCGGCAGATCGCCATCTCCGTGCGCGACGCGCTCGTCGACGGCGACTACAGCGCCGCGCTGAACGCTCCCTTCGAGGCGGAGGACCGCGACGGGGCGGGACCCATCATGGATCTCGGGTACCGTCTGGGACGCCTCCTCGCCGGACTCGAGGACGCACCGCCGAGCCGGATAGACGTGCGCTACGGAGGACCCCGGGACGGTGTGCTCGGACCCCTCGCGGCGAGCGTGGCCGTCGGTTTCCTCGAACGCCGCGTCGATCCCCCGCTCAACGTCGTGAACGCCCTCTCGATCGCGGCGGAGCGGGGCCTGGAGATCGTGCGGGTACGCACGCAGGCCGTGGGCGACTACACGAACTACGTCGAACTCTCCGCGGCTTCGCGGGGAGCCACGGGCAGGGGCAGGAGCAGAGGCAGGAGGGGCATGGTCGTGGGCGGGGCCCTCATGGGATCCCGGATGGAACCGCGGATCGTGCGGGTCGGTACCTTCCGCATCGAGACGGAGCCCCGCGGCACCTGTCTCCTCATCCGCAATCGCGACCAGCCGGGCGTGATCGGCGCCGTGGGGACGGTGCTCGGCGAGGCAAACGCGAACATCGCGGAATACCACCTCGCGCGGCGAAAGGGCGGTGGCCAGTCCTTCGGCGTGGTGAGGATCGACGAGGAACTGCCGGCGGCGACGCTGCGCGAGTTGGAGGACCTCGACGGAGTCGAAGAGGTGCGCCAGGTCAACTTCGACTGA
- a CDS encoding cobalamin-binding protein, with protein MTPAAPRIVSLLASGTEIVDALGLGECLVGISHECDHPPHLLDRPRVSRPRFDPEALSSGEIDAAVRQAMTEHGSVYEVDAAVLEKLDPDIIITQAVCDVCAVPTDGVREVLGARGIEADVVSLDAHTIEDILASITQVARAAGSPEIAGDAGGSLRRRLDAVRAAVPHADPPRVLGIEWFDPPFAPGHWVPEMIELAGGRNLAGEAGQPSREVSWDEIRGLDPDALLLMPCGYGLDASRADADAHAERLGEVAPRAIAEGRAWVVDASSYFNRSGPRFVTGVEILGGLLHPDRVPTPDAEVAAVWTPPA; from the coding sequence GTGACGCCGGCCGCTCCGCGCATCGTTTCGCTCCTCGCGTCGGGGACCGAGATCGTCGATGCGCTCGGTCTCGGCGAGTGCCTCGTCGGCATCTCGCACGAGTGCGATCATCCGCCGCACCTGCTCGATCGTCCCCGCGTCAGCCGCCCCCGCTTCGACCCGGAGGCTCTCTCGAGCGGAGAGATCGACGCCGCCGTGCGACAGGCGATGACCGAACACGGCAGCGTATACGAGGTCGACGCAGCCGTCCTCGAGAAGCTCGACCCGGACATCATCATCACGCAGGCCGTGTGCGACGTGTGCGCCGTGCCGACGGACGGCGTGCGGGAGGTGCTCGGGGCGCGCGGAATCGAGGCCGACGTGGTGTCGCTGGACGCTCACACGATCGAAGACATCCTCGCTTCGATCACGCAGGTGGCCCGGGCCGCCGGCAGTCCGGAGATCGCCGGGGACGCGGGTGGTTCGCTCCGGAGGCGACTCGATGCGGTGCGGGCGGCGGTACCCCACGCCGACCCGCCGCGGGTGCTCGGGATCGAGTGGTTCGATCCACCGTTCGCGCCTGGCCACTGGGTGCCGGAAATGATCGAACTCGCCGGAGGCCGCAACCTGGCGGGCGAGGCGGGGCAGCCTTCGCGGGAAGTGTCGTGGGATGAGATCAGAGGGCTCGATCCGGACGCGCTCCTCCTCATGCCTTGCGGCTACGGCCTCGACGCGTCGCGCGCAGACGCGGACGCGCACGCTGAGCGCCTTGGAGAAGTGGCGCCGCGCGCGATCGCGGAGGGCCGCGCCTGGGTCGTCGACGCCTCCTCTTACTTCAACCGCTCGGGCCCCCGTTTCGTCACCGGCGTCGAGATCCTGGGTGGATTGCTGCACCCGGACCGCGTCCCCACCCCGGATGCGGAGGTCGCCGCCGTGTGGACGCCTCCGGCCTGA
- a CDS encoding sodium:alanine symporter family protein has protein sequence MSNVTVRSPQPSGALSPGDFQHEVTAITAADAGSPHGLLEAIQAWVWGVPLIILLLTTGLVYTLLLRGLQFRRLGHALWLALVKRREPEGEGDISHFQALMTALAATVGTGNIVGVATAIGAGGPGALFWMWVTGLLGMATKYAEAVLGVRFRETDARGEKAGGPMYYLEHGLGRSPVGRGLAIAFALFATFAAFGIGNGVQSQAVADAMNESFHVPHWIMGLVTAGAVGLVIIGGIRSIGRVASVIVPAMIVLYMGVAGVVLISNAAEIPAAFRLVFEHAFGGQAVAGGALGYTVLQAMRFGVARGIFSNESGLGTGAIAAAAAQTREPVRQALVSMTQTFIDTIVVCTLTGLAILTTGAWESGAEGANMTQLAFDTSLLAGAGDIVVALGLATFAFSTMLGWSYYGERSFAYLFGERVIRPYRLVFVIVIGLAAVVELDVVWLISDILNGLMAAPNLVGLLLLSGVVWRETRSYFNR, from the coding sequence ATGTCTAACGTCACAGTCCGCTCGCCGCAGCCGTCCGGCGCGCTCTCCCCTGGCGACTTCCAGCACGAGGTGACAGCAATTACCGCAGCTGACGCGGGGTCCCCCCACGGACTGCTGGAGGCGATTCAGGCCTGGGTGTGGGGCGTCCCCCTCATCATCCTCCTCCTCACCACCGGCCTCGTCTACACGCTGCTGCTGCGGGGCCTCCAGTTCCGCCGCCTCGGGCACGCGCTCTGGCTGGCGCTCGTCAAGCGCCGCGAACCGGAGGGCGAGGGCGACATCTCGCACTTCCAGGCGCTCATGACCGCGCTGGCCGCAACGGTCGGCACCGGGAACATCGTGGGCGTCGCGACGGCCATCGGCGCAGGTGGCCCAGGGGCGCTCTTCTGGATGTGGGTGACGGGACTCCTCGGGATGGCGACGAAGTACGCGGAAGCGGTGCTCGGCGTCCGCTTCCGGGAGACGGATGCCCGGGGCGAGAAGGCGGGCGGCCCGATGTACTACCTCGAGCACGGTCTCGGGCGGAGCCCGGTCGGCCGGGGGCTCGCGATCGCCTTCGCGCTCTTCGCGACCTTCGCCGCGTTCGGCATCGGCAACGGCGTCCAGTCCCAGGCGGTGGCGGACGCCATGAACGAGTCGTTCCATGTGCCGCACTGGATCATGGGACTCGTCACCGCGGGAGCCGTCGGGCTCGTCATCATCGGAGGGATCCGGTCCATCGGGCGGGTGGCGAGCGTCATCGTGCCGGCGATGATCGTCCTCTACATGGGCGTCGCCGGCGTCGTCCTCATATCAAACGCGGCGGAGATCCCCGCGGCCTTCCGGCTGGTGTTCGAGCATGCGTTCGGGGGGCAGGCCGTGGCCGGCGGCGCGCTCGGCTACACCGTGCTCCAGGCGATGCGCTTCGGGGTCGCACGCGGGATCTTCTCGAACGAATCCGGGCTGGGGACGGGGGCGATCGCCGCCGCCGCGGCGCAGACGCGCGAGCCGGTGCGGCAGGCCCTCGTCTCCATGACACAGACGTTCATCGACACCATCGTCGTCTGCACCCTGACGGGGCTCGCGATCCTGACCACGGGCGCGTGGGAATCGGGGGCCGAGGGCGCGAACATGACGCAACTCGCCTTCGACACGAGCCTGCTCGCGGGCGCGGGGGACATCGTCGTCGCGCTCGGCCTCGCGACCTTCGCCTTCAGCACGATGCTCGGGTGGTCCTACTATGGGGAACGAAGCTTCGCCTACCTCTTCGGCGAACGCGTGATCCGTCCCTACCGGCTCGTGTTCGTGATCGTGATCGGGCTTGCCGCCGTCGTGGAGCTGGATGTCGTGTGGCTCATCTCCGACATCCTCAACGGCCTCATGGCCGCGCCGAACCTGGTGGGACTCCTGCTCCTGTCAGGCGTCGTCTGGCGCGAGACGCGGAGCTACTTCAACCGCTAG
- a CDS encoding potassium channel protein: MSPLRRLFDFSRLEGRLLGAVLFTVSITIIGTIGFAAMPDYNLSDAFFMTVITVSAVGYGEIRTLTDGGRIFASFMIAGGIITLAIWFALITATLVEMNLTQSFKKRRTMKRIDDRRDHVILCGAGRTGLAALKRLATRGTPYVAIERDPAQILEARRIDPDALIIEGDATDDDTLMAAGIQRARGLIASLSADTDNAFVCLAARELNADLTIVGRARSEEAVSKLKKAGADRVVTPNSTGGIQMASLVLRPDVTLFVDFDTPGDAGGMGLLLEQVSVPESSEVAGLTLAESKIQARTGLLVVAIQRGSKAGGDAEGFVYNPGPQEKLRAGDDLVVLGPRSSFAELRDFLS; the protein is encoded by the coding sequence ATGAGCCCGCTGCGGCGCCTGTTCGACTTCAGCCGGTTGGAAGGCCGCCTCCTCGGGGCCGTCCTCTTCACGGTGAGTATCACGATCATCGGGACGATCGGCTTCGCCGCCATGCCCGACTACAACCTGTCCGACGCATTCTTCATGACCGTGATCACGGTCTCGGCGGTCGGGTACGGCGAAATCCGGACCCTCACCGATGGCGGTCGCATCTTCGCGAGTTTCATGATCGCGGGCGGCATCATCACGCTCGCGATCTGGTTCGCCCTCATCACCGCCACCCTCGTCGAGATGAACCTGACCCAGTCATTCAAGAAACGAAGAACGATGAAGAGGATCGACGACCGCAGGGACCATGTGATCCTGTGCGGCGCGGGCCGCACCGGCCTGGCCGCGCTGAAGAGGCTCGCCACGCGCGGGACCCCCTACGTCGCCATCGAACGCGATCCCGCGCAGATCCTGGAGGCACGCCGGATCGACCCCGACGCGCTGATCATCGAGGGAGATGCGACCGATGACGACACACTCATGGCGGCGGGGATCCAGCGTGCGCGCGGGCTCATCGCCTCGCTGAGCGCGGACACCGACAACGCCTTCGTGTGCCTAGCGGCGCGCGAGTTGAACGCGGATCTCACCATCGTGGGGCGGGCCCGTTCAGAGGAAGCGGTGAGCAAGCTCAAGAAGGCGGGCGCCGACCGCGTCGTCACCCCCAACTCGACCGGCGGCATCCAGATGGCCTCGCTCGTCCTGCGGCCCGACGTCACGCTCTTCGTCGACTTCGATACCCCCGGCGACGCCGGCGGCATGGGGCTTCTCCTGGAGCAGGTGTCCGTGCCGGAGTCTTCCGAGGTCGCCGGACTCACCCTGGCCGAGTCGAAGATCCAGGCCCGGACCGGCCTGCTCGTCGTCGCGATCCAGCGCGGAAGCAAAGCGGGCGGCGACGCCGAGGGCTTCGTCTACAACCCGGGGCCGCAGGAGAAGCTGCGGGCCGGCGATGATCTCGTAGTGCTCGGACCTCGGTCCAGCTTCGCCGAACTGCGCGACTTCCTGAGCTGA
- a CDS encoding sodium:solute symporter family protein codes for MDLLTIAVFGYPLVLIAIGVWRSRQIKSHADFMVAGRNVPVALLVGTLICTWIGSGSLFGGAGLAYRTGIAELWFSFGAWVGLLVAFYLAPRVRSIAKYTVPDLLEQRYNAAARVLGTVAIILAYVTIAAYQFRGGGWILSIVTDGAISPTAGMIITCITIVAFTALAGMVSIVSVDLLNGIIITLGIIIGLPYLVLSNGGVGAIAAALPEQHLTVLGGHNVLWVIGVAMPTFLLILGESGMYQKFFSARDAGSAKKAVVGMFLGVVFIETTLALIAIVGRAVFPELADPEQVSLVGRAASETIILHIAANGLPIIGGAILLAAAVAIVLSTGNTFLLVPSTNVSRDLYERFVDPDASEGRKLALQRLCVVLFGGLGLVLLTQFDTVLAMALYAYSLVGASLTPALLAAFLWRRVTPQGGVACIAGGLGSIVGIALLSRFGVDFSATIGGTAFDFASSDYIVIPGVLISLGLLIVVSLLTPPSPEEKWRPFFQETPEKL; via the coding sequence ATCTGCACCTGGATCGGCTCGGGGTCGCTCTTCGGCGGGGCCGGGCTCGCCTACCGGACGGGGATCGCGGAGTTGTGGTTCTCCTTCGGCGCCTGGGTCGGTCTCCTCGTCGCCTTCTACCTTGCACCCCGCGTGCGCTCGATCGCGAAGTACACGGTCCCGGATCTCCTCGAGCAGCGCTACAACGCGGCGGCCCGCGTCCTCGGCACGGTCGCGATCATCCTCGCCTACGTGACGATCGCCGCCTACCAGTTCCGGGGCGGCGGCTGGATTCTAAGCATCGTCACGGATGGCGCCATCTCCCCCACGGCCGGGATGATCATCACGTGCATCACGATCGTGGCCTTCACGGCACTCGCCGGCATGGTGTCGATCGTCTCCGTCGATCTCCTCAACGGGATCATCATCACGCTCGGCATCATCATCGGTCTCCCCTACCTCGTGCTGTCGAACGGTGGCGTGGGGGCGATCGCGGCCGCGCTTCCGGAGCAGCACCTCACGGTACTCGGGGGACACAACGTACTCTGGGTCATCGGCGTCGCGATGCCCACCTTCCTGCTCATCCTGGGCGAGAGCGGGATGTACCAGAAGTTCTTCTCCGCCAGGGACGCGGGGTCCGCCAAGAAGGCCGTGGTCGGCATGTTCCTCGGGGTCGTCTTCATCGAGACGACGCTGGCGCTGATCGCGATCGTGGGTCGGGCGGTCTTCCCGGAACTCGCGGACCCGGAGCAGGTGTCGCTCGTCGGGCGTGCCGCGTCGGAGACGATCATCCTTCACATCGCCGCCAACGGCCTGCCGATCATCGGGGGCGCGATTCTCCTCGCCGCGGCGGTCGCCATCGTGCTCTCGACCGGGAACACTTTCCTGCTCGTGCCGTCGACCAACGTGAGCCGGGACCTCTACGAACGGTTCGTGGATCCGGACGCGAGCGAAGGGCGAAAGCTGGCGCTGCAGCGCCTCTGCGTCGTCCTGTTCGGCGGGCTGGGGCTCGTCCTGCTGACGCAGTTCGACACCGTACTCGCGATGGCGCTCTACGCGTACTCGCTCGTCGGGGCCAGTCTCACGCCGGCGCTCCTTGCGGCCTTCCTGTGGCGCCGCGTAACGCCGCAGGGAGGCGTGGCGTGTATCGCCGGCGGACTCGGGAGCATCGTGGGGATCGCGCTCCTGTCCCGGTTCGGGGTGGACTTCAGCGCCACGATCGGGGGGACCGCGTTCGATTTCGCTTCGAGCGACTACATCGTGATCCCCGGCGTCCTCATCTCGCTCGGACTCCTGATCGTCGTGAGCCTCCTCACGCCGCCCTCGCCCGAAGAGAAGTGGCGGCCCTTCTTCCAGGAGACTCCCGAGAAGCTCTGA